The following proteins are encoded in a genomic region of Thermoanaerobaculia bacterium:
- a CDS encoding ADOP family duplicated permease translates to MSGLLHDLRDGLRAMRRFPGVTASSIAILGLAICANAVILTVAETIFFRPLPVPSPEGLARVYRVEDGREDGAFSYPEYRQLRNRAPGWQSLAAHYSFAPLVVDGPGGPREAQGAVVSENYFDTLGVRPALGRFFLPSEDSVPDRDPVAVLSDRYWRERFGADASVLGRIVRINGVGFTVVGVAPAGFEGVHAESPNDLWIPTMMLRTGYRWGDALAGRSRALEILGRIAPGRTLDQVRSGLAAVAPDLDPPGRSRRRRPSLVADRALGLEASARREMLPSLRLLAAIALLLLVAACANIAALQAVRAAARRKDLAIRRSIGCSPRRLVRRLLVESLLLAAAGGAAGIVLSAWARAAVLPFYTADSEGYVRAFPLALTGRVWSASLLLALVGGLLCGILPAIQATRSSLLDALKDDRGWTGTGKSRHRGILVGGQIALSFALVAAAGLLARSASRIRSGGTFDPSHVALMRLRPRLAAASPEKAEHYTREVVRRLEALPGVESVSLARGSGFAWRQTGEAAVAVPGGRGGRGARTLRAGYHEIGPGFLRTLGVPVLRGREFDAGDRAGAPLVALVNESLAEAMGPGADPLGRTVVVEGISCTVVGVFRDSQLHPAARRSPPFFYLAYWQFPFGPPIDSRIVVRVGGDPKAMLERLRETASAVDPNVPVTEVITMADQVSASMADVFLASRVASSAGLVAVLLAAIGLYGLLSAMLLRRRPEFALRLALGAEGSDIRALVARDAFRLVVVGIAAGSALALFLTRAMNAFLFESATLDARAFASSAAVLGAAALAACWPPARRAGRVDPAAALRAE, encoded by the coding sequence ATGAGCGGCCTCCTGCACGATCTCCGGGACGGGCTGCGCGCGATGCGCCGGTTTCCGGGAGTCACGGCCAGCTCGATCGCGATCCTCGGGCTTGCGATCTGCGCGAACGCCGTCATCCTCACCGTCGCCGAGACGATCTTCTTCCGCCCCCTCCCGGTTCCTTCGCCCGAGGGGCTCGCGCGCGTGTACCGGGTCGAGGACGGGCGCGAGGACGGCGCCTTCTCCTATCCCGAATACCGGCAGCTCCGGAACCGGGCCCCCGGGTGGCAGTCGCTCGCCGCCCACTACTCGTTTGCACCCCTCGTCGTCGACGGCCCCGGCGGACCGCGGGAGGCGCAGGGGGCGGTCGTGAGCGAGAACTATTTCGACACGCTCGGCGTCCGGCCGGCTCTCGGCCGTTTCTTCCTCCCCTCGGAGGATTCCGTTCCCGATCGTGACCCGGTGGCGGTCCTGAGCGATCGCTACTGGAGAGAACGCTTCGGCGCGGACGCGTCCGTCCTCGGCCGGATCGTCCGGATCAACGGCGTTGGCTTCACGGTCGTCGGCGTCGCGCCCGCGGGTTTCGAAGGCGTCCATGCCGAAAGCCCCAACGACCTCTGGATTCCGACCATGATGCTGCGGACGGGATATCGCTGGGGCGACGCTCTCGCCGGCCGGTCCCGCGCGCTCGAAATTCTCGGGCGGATCGCGCCGGGGCGGACGCTCGACCAGGTTCGATCCGGCCTCGCGGCGGTCGCGCCGGACCTCGATCCCCCCGGCCGTTCCCGGCGCCGGCGCCCCTCACTCGTCGCCGATCGGGCGCTCGGGCTCGAAGCTTCGGCCCGGCGGGAGATGCTCCCGTCGCTGCGCCTCCTCGCCGCGATCGCCCTTCTCCTCCTCGTCGCCGCGTGCGCGAACATCGCCGCCCTCCAGGCCGTCCGGGCCGCCGCGCGGCGAAAGGATCTGGCGATCCGCCGGAGCATCGGGTGCAGCCCGCGGCGGCTCGTGCGCCGCCTCCTCGTCGAGAGCCTGCTCCTGGCGGCCGCCGGCGGCGCGGCCGGCATCGTGCTTTCCGCCTGGGCCCGCGCGGCGGTGCTGCCGTTCTACACCGCGGACTCGGAGGGATACGTCCGGGCGTTCCCGCTCGCCTTGACGGGGCGCGTCTGGTCCGCCTCCCTGCTTCTCGCGCTCGTCGGCGGCCTGCTCTGCGGCATCCTCCCCGCGATCCAGGCGACGCGCTCGAGCCTCCTCGACGCGCTCAAGGACGACCGCGGCTGGACGGGGACGGGAAAAAGCCGCCACCGCGGAATTCTCGTCGGCGGACAGATCGCGCTTTCGTTCGCTCTCGTCGCGGCGGCGGGGCTCCTCGCCCGCAGCGCTTCCCGGATCCGATCCGGAGGGACCTTCGACCCGTCCCACGTCGCGCTGATGCGCCTGCGTCCGCGCCTCGCCGCCGCCTCGCCGGAGAAGGCGGAGCATTACACCCGGGAGGTCGTCCGGCGCCTCGAGGCGCTGCCCGGCGTGGAGTCGGTGAGCCTCGCCCGCGGCTCGGGATTCGCCTGGCGACAGACCGGCGAGGCGGCGGTGGCGGTGCCGGGAGGCCGCGGAGGCCGGGGTGCCCGCACGCTTCGCGCGGGCTACCACGAGATCGGTCCCGGCTTCCTCCGCACCCTCGGAGTACCCGTACTTCGGGGCCGGGAATTCGACGCGGGCGACCGCGCCGGAGCCCCGCTCGTCGCGCTCGTCAACGAGAGCCTCGCGGAGGCGATGGGACCCGGCGCCGACCCTCTCGGCCGGACGGTCGTCGTCGAGGGAATTTCCTGCACCGTCGTCGGCGTCTTCCGGGACTCCCAGCTCCATCCCGCCGCCCGGCGTTCGCCGCCGTTCTTCTACCTCGCGTACTGGCAGTTCCCGTTCGGGCCGCCGATCGACTCGAGGATCGTCGTCCGGGTCGGCGGCGACCCGAAGGCGATGCTCGAACGGCTGCGGGAAACCGCGAGCGCGGTCGATCCGAACGTCCCGGTCACCGAGGTCATCACGATGGCCGACCAGGTCTCGGCGTCGATGGCCGACGTCTTCCTCGCCTCGCGCGTGGCCTCCTCCGCGGGGCTGGTCGCCGTGCTCCTCGCGGCGATCGGGCTCTACGGACTGCTCTCGGCCATGCTCCTCCGTCGGCGCCCGGAATTCGCCCTCCGCCTCGCGCTCGGCGCCGAGGGATCCGACATCCGCGCGCTCGTCGCGCGCGACGCGTTCCGGCTCGTCGTCGTCGGGATCGCCGCGGGCTCCGCACTGGCGCTCTTCCTGACACGCGCGATGAACGCGTTCCTCTTCGAGTCGGCGACGCTGGACGCCCGGGCCTTCGCTTCGTCGGCGGCGGTCCTTGGAGCGGCCGCCCTCGCGGCCTGCTGGCCTCCGGCCCGCCGGGCCGGCCGTGTGGACCCGGCGGCGGCTCTCCGGGCGGAATGA
- a CDS encoding ABC transporter permease: MIPQIAADVRYALRSLRKSPGFAAVAIATLALGIGANTAIFSAVDAVVLRPLPYREPDRLAMLWERRPDRDHVFASYPDFRDWRERTRSFAGMAAYSDWTFNLTGAGAPEHVESAVVSASFFRVLGLAPEAGRDFLPEEDVKGRGDVAVLAHDFFVRRFGGDRAAVGRTITLDGKSFTIVGVAPAGIRLPSLSATTAIFVPMANGRGFENRGGHYLSVVARLKPGVRLAAARSDLASVARRLQRLYPATNANRSSDAFPLPVEIAGRARSALYVLFGAVFLLLMIASVNVANMLLSRATARRREIAVRAAIGAGRGRIVAQLLAESVVLASIGGALGVGLAVGGVALIRAFGPGDIPRLDQVRVDGVALAYASAISLATGLLFGVAPALHAVRGRLYESLKQGDPRAAAPESRAGRLLVVAEFALSVMLLLGAGLMLKSFWRLRAVDPGFRSDGILTGELDFPESRYPRGRDIAAFGDRLLALVRALPGVRSAGAISNLPLRGDRQMNLSFVVEGRPVDRGNPLLAVYASTTPGFFSTVGLPLLRGRDFRESDTRESPKVAIVNRRLADNVFPGQDPVGRRISLEDPPDWFTIVGVVGDARTEALASAAPNQLYMPYSQNAQSGMAVALRTVGDPDAAAAELRRAVAAVDPEEAVYGVLTMDEIVGAATGQPRFRALLTGLFAGLALLLAAIGIYGVLSYSVARRVHEIGIRVALGAGRSDVLRLVVGRGMLLAAAGVGVGLAGGALAGRFLAGLLYGVAPADPVTFVAVPAVLMSVALGACLAPAVRALRVDPTVALREE; encoded by the coding sequence ATGATCCCGCAGATCGCCGCCGACGTCCGCTACGCCCTCCGGTCCCTCCGCAAGTCCCCCGGTTTCGCGGCCGTCGCGATCGCCACGCTCGCGCTCGGGATCGGCGCGAACACCGCGATCTTCTCGGCCGTGGACGCTGTCGTGCTCCGGCCGCTGCCGTACCGCGAGCCCGACCGCCTGGCGATGCTCTGGGAACGGCGACCAGATCGCGACCACGTCTTCGCGAGCTATCCGGATTTCCGCGACTGGCGCGAGCGGACCCGGTCCTTCGCGGGGATGGCGGCCTATTCCGACTGGACGTTCAACCTCACCGGCGCCGGGGCGCCCGAGCACGTCGAGAGCGCCGTCGTTTCCGCGAGCTTCTTCCGCGTGCTCGGCCTCGCTCCCGAAGCGGGGCGCGACTTCCTCCCGGAGGAAGACGTGAAGGGGCGCGGCGACGTCGCCGTCCTCGCGCACGACTTCTTCGTCCGCCGCTTCGGCGGCGACCGCGCGGCCGTGGGCCGAACGATCACCCTCGACGGGAAATCGTTCACGATCGTCGGTGTCGCGCCCGCGGGAATCCGCCTCCCCTCCCTTTCGGCAACGACCGCCATCTTCGTCCCGATGGCGAACGGCAGGGGCTTCGAGAACCGCGGAGGACACTACCTGAGCGTCGTCGCGCGGTTGAAACCCGGCGTGCGTCTCGCCGCGGCGCGGAGCGACCTGGCGTCAGTCGCCCGGAGGCTCCAGCGCCTGTATCCCGCGACCAACGCCAACCGTAGCAGCGACGCGTTTCCGCTGCCCGTCGAGATCGCGGGCCGCGCGCGCTCTGCCCTGTACGTGCTGTTCGGCGCGGTGTTCCTGCTCCTGATGATCGCCTCGGTGAACGTCGCGAACATGCTCCTCTCGCGCGCGACCGCGCGGCGCCGCGAGATCGCCGTGCGCGCGGCGATCGGTGCGGGGCGCGGCCGGATCGTCGCCCAGCTCCTGGCCGAGAGCGTCGTCCTCGCGTCAATCGGCGGGGCGCTCGGCGTCGGGCTCGCCGTCGGTGGAGTCGCGCTCATCCGGGCGTTCGGCCCGGGCGACATCCCCCGCCTCGACCAGGTCCGGGTCGACGGCGTGGCGCTCGCCTACGCGTCCGCCATCTCGCTCGCGACGGGCCTCCTCTTCGGCGTCGCGCCCGCCCTGCACGCGGTGCGCGGGCGTCTCTACGAGTCGCTCAAGCAGGGCGACCCGCGTGCCGCGGCACCGGAGAGTCGAGCGGGACGCCTCCTCGTCGTCGCCGAGTTCGCCCTGTCGGTGATGCTCCTGCTCGGCGCGGGGCTGATGCTCAAGAGCTTCTGGCGGCTCCGCGCGGTCGATCCCGGATTCCGGTCCGACGGAATTCTCACCGGCGAGCTCGACTTCCCGGAGTCGCGGTATCCCCGCGGCCGCGACATCGCCGCCTTCGGCGATCGGCTCCTCGCCCTCGTGCGCGCACTGCCGGGAGTCCGCAGCGCTGGAGCGATCTCGAATCTTCCGCTCCGGGGTGACCGCCAGATGAACCTCTCGTTCGTGGTCGAGGGGAGACCGGTCGACCGCGGCAATCCTCTGCTCGCGGTGTACGCGTCCACGACCCCGGGTTTCTTCTCCACGGTCGGCCTCCCCCTGCTCCGCGGCCGGGACTTCCGCGAGAGCGATACCCGGGAGTCACCGAAAGTCGCGATCGTCAACCGGAGACTCGCCGACAACGTCTTTCCCGGCCAGGATCCGGTCGGCCGACGGATTTCCCTCGAGGATCCGCCGGACTGGTTCACGATCGTCGGCGTCGTCGGCGACGCGCGAACCGAGGCGCTCGCTTCCGCGGCCCCGAACCAGCTGTACATGCCGTACTCCCAGAACGCCCAGTCCGGCATGGCCGTCGCCCTCCGCACGGTCGGCGATCCCGACGCGGCGGCGGCGGAGCTGCGGCGGGCGGTCGCCGCCGTCGATCCCGAGGAGGCGGTCTACGGCGTCCTGACGATGGACGAGATCGTCGGCGCCGCGACGGGGCAGCCGCGTTTCCGCGCGCTCCTGACCGGGCTCTTCGCCGGCCTCGCCCTGCTCCTGGCCGCGATCGGAATCTACGGCGTTCTCTCCTATTCCGTCGCGCGACGCGTGCACGAGATCGGAATCCGCGTCGCCCTGGGAGCGGGACGTTCGGACGTTCTCCGGCTCGTCGTCGGACGCGGAATGCTCCTCGCGGCCGCTGGCGTCGGCGTCGGACTCGCGGGCGGCGCG